In a single window of the Nicotiana tomentosiformis chromosome 8, ASM39032v3, whole genome shotgun sequence genome:
- the LOC138897496 gene encoding uncharacterized protein: MELPECNSTHWKSKFIDGLPTLFAERVRKALRGTAMSIDYNSYSCRKLISVWEFYEQFAIDIPKNKKESHRHKHESYKHKKNRGSFHKRLEGKNKKRDTYKHRKDFIKSNRPNAFYKCGIVGHYARDYKVKDKIKNLDIDDNIKDSLYKIHLNSSPDNSDQESSYGGDSSTDKDLRVLQEEEYISSGLLKTQN; the protein is encoded by the exons ATGGAATTACCAGAATGTAATAGTACTCACTGGAAGTCTAAATTTATTGATGGACTCCCAACACTCTTTGCTGAAAGGGTTAGAAAAGCTCTTCGTGGAACAGCAATGAGTATAGATTATAATAGCTATTCCTGTAGAAAGCTTATTAGTGTAT GGGAATTTTATGAACAATTTGCCATAGATATCCCTAAGAATAAAAAAGAGTCTCATAGACATAAGCATGAGTCTTATAAACATAAGAAGAATAGGGGATCTTTTCATAAAAGATTAGAGGGTAAAAACAAGAAAAGAGATACTTATAAGCATAGAAAGGATTTCATAAAGTCTAATAGACCCAATGCTTTCTACAAATGTGGTATAGTAGGTCATTATGCTAGAGATTATAAAGTTAAGGATAAGATTAAGAACCTTGATATAGATGATAACATTAAGGATTCTTTATATAAGATTCATCTAAATTCTTCTCCAGATAATTCTGATCAAGAGAGTAGTTATGGAGGAGATTCATCAACCGATAAAGATTTAAGGGTTCTACAAGAGGAAGAGTATATTTCCTCAG GGTTATTAAAAACCCAGAATTGA